One segment of Ignavibacteria bacterium DNA contains the following:
- a CDS encoding tetratricopeptide repeat protein, whose product MRPLDVLAEEVDAAVAVSDGQKLAALSAEALRHDDNRGKAIAELALAHSAKIGGQSKESGHHAQQALDLFTSIDDEVGRADTLMLTGVLHAQAGDLEKSGACYREALDIFSHLGDPRRIARATMNLGSLHRAVGEYPIALELFHRALELFERSDDQRGIASAVGNIGVVYKSTGDLPRALECYQRSRDLCELSGDRRGTAIGIGNVGIIFFDTQDYSTARIHFEAALAIHQEIGDLHGVARTTANIANIYSQTGDQVLAREYMIKALTLNDDVGDVAFGLHVLGNLAASYIDDGLLDEARDALTRMEQVSLGEVETKAVHRAMLSRLHEHANEFDKAYELMVESIDLLEKVGRTADAGDHHAAARELAKKRMDFDGYVLHNTEYLRIRDEVMGQEATRKIAMLEAQKSIDAERAEKEKHRSLLYNTLPPAIADRVLRGETVNDSFETAAVMFMDMVGFTSMSSAMSPDDLVQLLSNIFTACDAVVAEHGLMKIKTIGDSYMCVAFNNNVALTSALAAYQMLRVVKERFPQIRVRIGLHCGPVTAGIIGTERLQYDVWGDTVNVASRMESSGEPGRIQVSSEMAKRLRNTEAKGRTGEMALLLRGEIEIKGKGLMETYWLEGI is encoded by the coding sequence GTGAGGCCATTGGATGTACTTGCGGAAGAAGTTGATGCCGCAGTTGCAGTCAGCGACGGCCAGAAGTTGGCAGCGTTGTCGGCAGAAGCTCTCCGCCATGATGACAACAGAGGGAAGGCAATTGCGGAACTCGCTCTTGCACACTCTGCCAAGATCGGTGGTCAAAGCAAGGAGTCGGGGCACCATGCTCAACAGGCTTTAGATCTCTTTACGTCGATCGACGATGAGGTAGGTCGCGCAGATACGCTAATGCTCACGGGAGTACTACATGCACAAGCAGGCGACCTCGAGAAGTCTGGAGCATGTTATCGAGAAGCACTGGACATCTTCAGTCACCTTGGAGATCCCCGTCGAATTGCTCGCGCAACGATGAATCTCGGCTCTCTTCACCGTGCTGTAGGAGAGTATCCCATTGCCCTAGAGTTATTCCATCGCGCGCTGGAATTGTTTGAACGATCAGATGATCAACGTGGAATTGCCTCCGCCGTAGGCAATATTGGAGTTGTCTACAAGAGCACTGGCGACTTGCCGCGAGCCCTAGAGTGTTACCAACGGTCGCGCGATCTATGCGAGTTATCCGGCGATCGCCGTGGAACCGCCATCGGCATCGGAAATGTTGGCATCATCTTCTTTGACACTCAAGACTACTCAACAGCACGAATACACTTCGAAGCCGCACTTGCCATCCATCAGGAGATCGGAGATCTCCACGGTGTTGCCCGAACCACCGCTAACATCGCCAATATTTATTCACAGACCGGGGATCAGGTCTTGGCACGTGAGTACATGATCAAGGCGTTAACATTGAATGATGATGTTGGAGATGTTGCCTTTGGACTTCACGTGTTGGGGAACCTTGCTGCTTCCTACATTGATGACGGTCTCCTTGATGAGGCAAGAGATGCGCTCACTCGAATGGAACAGGTCAGTTTGGGCGAGGTCGAGACGAAGGCAGTCCATCGAGCCATGCTATCACGCCTCCATGAGCATGCCAACGAATTCGATAAAGCCTATGAATTGATGGTGGAGTCTATTGACCTGTTAGAAAAGGTTGGAAGAACAGCTGATGCCGGTGACCATCACGCAGCCGCACGCGAGCTGGCAAAGAAGCGTATGGATTTTGACGGATATGTTCTCCACAACACAGAATATCTGCGCATTCGAGATGAGGTGATGGGTCAGGAAGCAACTCGAAAGATCGCCATGCTCGAAGCGCAGAAGTCCATAGATGCAGAACGCGCCGAGAAGGAAAAACATCGTTCTCTGCTGTATAACACCCTGCCCCCTGCCATTGCTGATAGAGTGTTACGGGGCGAGACAGTTAACGACTCATTCGAGACGGCAGCGGTGATGTTCATGGATATGGTTGGATTCACTTCCATGTCTTCTGCGATGTCGCCAGATGATCTCGTCCAACTCCTCAGCAACATTTTCACTGCATGTGACGCAGTGGTTGCCGAACATGGGCTAATGAAGATCAAGACCATCGGCGACTCCTACATGTGCGTTGCCTTCAACAACAACGTTGCACTTACTTCGGCACTGGCAGCGTACCAGATGTTGCGCGTAGTGAAAGAACGATTCCCACAGATCCGCGTGCGTATCGGTCTGCATTGCGGTCCGGTCACTGCCGGCATCATCGGCACGGAGCGCCTGCAATACGATGTATGGGGCGATACGGTCAATGTTGCCTCACGTATGGAGAGCTCCGGGGAGCCCGGCAGGATCCAAGTGTCGAGCGAAATGGCGAAGAGGCTACGTAACACAGAGGCGAAGGGGCGAACGGGCGAAATGGCACTGTTGCTACGTGGAGAAATCGAAATCAAGGGCAAGGGGCTAATGGAAACGTATTGGTTGGAGGGTATATGA
- a CDS encoding tetratricopeptide repeat protein: MGASLQEVEAELAQAFNRHDHDLIGRLADELAMMGTDDALTAASMSLGVLCYLRSEPDASRDHLKDAIHRAHTINNRHREARAHNALGAVELQLGNNDEAFIHLSEAQRIFFDLKDDVAETSVLSNLAAIHIVRSEHVKALECYYTVLERQERIGDQFGIAIALGNIGNIKSLVESYESAIQDYSRALDLHIALDNRAGIAGVRLHLAGAYDGLGDIDSSLAHALQALEIYTELEEPDGVGRSACTAVNTLLKAERVVEAEALLPTALNCNSSDPWIRMSCWDSLAAIKQHHGEIEQATTLARDALALAEHHGVQNYELLLHRKIRELSRLRGDLDAYVFHNEAHDSLKQRIASASTLQRIAVLDADRHLSDERREREKERAILYSALPKALADRMIRGESVTGDHYSNAAVLFADVVGFTSFTSDMPPMEVVSFLDTLFHTFDEICDRFEVTKVKTIGDSYMCFKADEQKWTNAEAISNVAVAVQSLAIHWPTGEPLLLRIGIHQGPVTAGVIGSQRLQYDVWGDTVNVASRMESTGEAGRIHVSSDFARALQDEESTTRRSEISLLLRGDVEIKGKGAMQTYWLEGS; encoded by the coding sequence ATGGGTGCTTCCCTACAAGAAGTAGAGGCTGAGTTAGCTCAAGCATTCAATCGACACGACCACGATTTGATCGGGCGTCTCGCTGATGAACTCGCCATGATGGGTACGGATGACGCACTTACGGCCGCTTCAATGTCTCTTGGCGTCCTTTGCTATCTACGCAGCGAGCCGGATGCATCTCGAGATCACTTAAAGGATGCCATCCACAGAGCACACACGATCAACAACAGGCATCGAGAAGCTCGTGCCCACAACGCTCTTGGAGCAGTGGAGCTGCAGTTAGGAAACAATGATGAAGCCTTCATTCATCTGAGTGAAGCCCAACGCATCTTCTTCGATCTCAAGGACGATGTTGCTGAAACGAGCGTGCTCTCGAATCTTGCCGCCATACATATTGTCCGATCAGAACATGTGAAAGCCCTAGAGTGCTATTACACAGTTCTAGAACGTCAAGAACGTATTGGAGATCAGTTCGGAATTGCCATTGCCCTCGGAAACATCGGGAACATCAAATCTCTGGTGGAGAGTTATGAGTCTGCTATTCAGGATTATTCACGTGCCCTTGATCTTCATATCGCTCTCGATAACCGCGCCGGTATTGCAGGCGTTCGTCTACATCTAGCGGGCGCATACGACGGACTAGGTGATATTGATAGCTCACTTGCGCATGCCCTACAAGCACTTGAGATCTACACTGAATTGGAAGAACCCGATGGGGTTGGACGTAGTGCCTGCACTGCAGTTAATACGCTGCTGAAAGCCGAGCGCGTTGTTGAAGCCGAAGCACTTCTTCCAACGGCTCTCAACTGCAATTCTTCTGATCCGTGGATACGGATGTCCTGCTGGGATTCTCTCGCGGCCATCAAACAACACCATGGGGAAATTGAACAGGCCACTACCCTTGCCCGTGATGCACTTGCTCTTGCAGAGCACCATGGTGTGCAGAACTATGAACTACTCCTTCACCGTAAGATTCGCGAGCTCTCTCGGCTACGGGGCGATCTCGACGCCTATGTGTTTCACAATGAAGCTCATGATTCTCTCAAGCAAAGGATCGCAAGTGCATCTACACTGCAACGTATCGCAGTACTCGACGCTGATCGCCATCTATCTGATGAACGAAGAGAACGTGAGAAGGAGCGCGCCATCCTCTATTCTGCCTTGCCGAAGGCTCTTGCCGATCGAATGATACGAGGAGAGAGCGTTACCGGCGATCACTACTCGAATGCTGCCGTGCTATTCGCTGATGTTGTTGGGTTCACTTCGTTCACCTCAGATATGCCACCTATGGAAGTAGTATCCTTCCTCGATACGTTGTTTCACACATTTGATGAGATCTGTGACCGATTCGAGGTTACGAAGGTGAAGACCATTGGTGATTCGTATATGTGCTTCAAGGCAGATGAACAGAAATGGACGAATGCAGAAGCTATCTCCAATGTTGCAGTCGCGGTCCAATCTCTTGCGATTCATTGGCCAACTGGTGAGCCCCTTCTACTACGAATTGGCATTCACCAAGGACCTGTCACAGCCGGTGTGATCGGGTCTCAGCGACTTCAATACGATGTTTGGGGCGACACAGTGAATGTTGCCTCACGGATGGAAAGCACGGGTGAAGCGGGAAGGATCCATGTAAGCTCAGACTTTGCCCGAGCCTTGCAAGACGAAGAGTCAACAACGCGAAGGAGTGAGATTTCTCTCTTGCTGCGCGGAGACGTAGAGATCAAAGGGAAAGGGGCTATGCAGACGTATTGGTTGGAGGGATCGTGA
- a CDS encoding methylated-DNA--[protein]-cysteine S-methyltransferase, which yields MIVNSLTHFVRTIHTPIGVLRIACTEQHIVSLDWNVVSPDEGASHHPLLLRAEQQLLEYIDGTRWAFDLPLEPKGTEFQKKVWTELVNIHAGETRTYTDIAVKVGGREKTRAVGTAIGQNPILIFIPCHRVIGRDGKLTGYAGGLHHKRWLLQHEDPMFL from the coding sequence ATGATAGTCAACTCACTCACGCATTTTGTACGGACGATACATACGCCAATAGGAGTGTTGCGTATTGCCTGCACCGAGCAACACATTGTATCTCTCGATTGGAATGTTGTTTCACCGGATGAGGGGGCTTCTCATCATCCGCTGCTGCTACGGGCAGAGCAACAACTGTTGGAGTACATTGATGGTACGCGGTGGGCATTCGATCTTCCGTTGGAACCGAAGGGAACGGAGTTCCAGAAAAAGGTTTGGACGGAGCTTGTGAACATTCATGCAGGAGAGACACGAACGTATACGGACATTGCCGTTAAGGTAGGAGGAAGGGAAAAGACACGTGCAGTGGGGACGGCAATCGGTCAGAATCCGATCCTCATTTTCATCCCCTGCCACCGCGTGATTGGTCGAGATGGGAAGCTTACAGGGTATGCAGGGGGTCTCCACCACAAACGGTGGCTATTGCAACACGAGGACCCGATGTTCCTCTGA
- a CDS encoding NUDIX domain-containing protein, with product MSPNKSCPVVLRCNNSIVEILAFRHPIAGNQLVKGTIEQGESAHQAAIRELREEAGLLNANIIGDLGTWETGYQDQIWSFHLCSVDSELPDVWDHYTSDDGGHLFSFFWHPIDAELAEDWHEVFRGAITFVREALQHRK from the coding sequence ATGTCCCCTAACAAATCGTGCCCGGTGGTCTTGCGGTGTAACAACAGCATCGTTGAGATCTTGGCATTCCGCCATCCAATCGCTGGGAATCAGCTCGTCAAGGGCACCATTGAACAGGGTGAATCAGCACATCAAGCCGCGATACGTGAGCTTCGAGAAGAAGCCGGCCTGTTGAACGCAAACATTATTGGGGATCTCGGTACATGGGAGACGGGGTATCAGGATCAGATATGGTCGTTTCACCTATGTTCCGTCGACTCAGAACTACCAGATGTTTGGGATCATTATACATCTGATGACGGAGGGCATCTCTTCAGCTTCTTCTGGCACCCTATCGACGCGGAGTTAGCCGAAGACTGGCATGAGGTGTTCCGAGGTGCAATTACCTTTGTTAGAGAGGCACTTCAACATAGAAAATGA